The following coding sequences lie in one Oncorhynchus nerka isolate Pitt River linkage group LG14, Oner_Uvic_2.0, whole genome shotgun sequence genomic window:
- the LOC115141671 gene encoding kinesin light chain 1-like, whose product MLSGEEILCSTRQVIAGLEALRGENHTLLDDLQKALEGRPVADSGSVEQEKSGIIRQSLERIELGLGEAQVMMALSAHLGSLEAEKQKLRTQVRRLCQENQWLRDELAGAQQRLQDREQVVVTLEEQNRHLQFMSSIRKYDQEEPPPEDKETGSTKESLDDLFPTDEEDQSQISQPHGSSAAAAAQQGGYEIPARLRTLHNLVIQYASQGRYEVAVPLCKQALEDLEKSSGHSHPDVATMLNILALVYRDQNKYKEAANLLNDALAIREKTLGIDHPAVAATLNNLAVLYGKRGKYKEAEPLCKRALEIREKVLGTDHPDVAKQLNNLALLCQNQGKYQEVEQYYERALHIYQSRLGPDDTNVAKTKNNLASCYLKQGKYRQAEALYKEILTLAHEKEFGSVDGEVRDICTHTGEEGSMQDGLGSLKRSGSFTKLRESIRRSSEKLVRKLKGVGTQDTTPPTPGMKRANSLNVLNVGARERQEAARGTSDLTENRTLSSSTQSLARRGSLSYTSEH is encoded by the exons ATGTTGTCGGGGGAGGAGATTCTGTGCAGCACGCGGCAAGTGATCGCGGGCCTGGAGGCGCTTCGTGGCGAGAACCACACCCTCCTGGATGACCTGCAGAAGGCGCTGGAGGGCCGGCCGGTGGCCGACAGTGGCAGTGTGGAGCAGGAGAAGAGTGGGATCATCCGCCAGTCTCTGGAGAGGATAGAGCTGGGCCTGGGAGAGGCACAG gtgATGATGGCTCTGTCGGCCCACCTGGGCTCCCTGGAGGCGGAGAAGCAGAAGCTGCGGACCCAGGTACGGAGGCTGTGCCAGGAGAACCAGTGGCTGAGGGACGAGCTGGCCGGGGCCCAGCAGAGGCTGCAGGACAGGGAGCAGGTGGTGGTCACGctggaggaacagaacagacaccTGCAGTTCATGAGCAGCATCCGCAAGTACGACCAGGAGGAGCCCCCACCG GAAGACAAAGAGACGGGCTCCACCAAGGAGTCCCTAGATGACCTTTTTCCCACGGACGAGGAGGACCAGTCACAGA TATCTCAGCCCCACGGTAGCAGTGCGGCAGCAGCGGCCCAGCAGGGAGGCTATGAGATCCCGGCCCGCCTGAGGACCCTTCATAACCTGGTGATCCAGTACGCCTCTCAGGGCCGCTATGAGGTGGCCGTGCCCCTCTGCAAACAGGCCCTGGAGGACCTGGAGAAGTCCTCAGGCCACAGCCACCCTGATGTGGCCACCATGCTCAACATACTGGCCCTGGTCTACAG AGACCAGAACAAGTACAAAGAGGCGGCGAACCTCCTGAATGACGCATTGGCCATCCGGGAGAAAACCCTGGGCATAGATCACCCTGCG GTGGCAGCCACACTCAACAATCTTGCTGTACTGTATGGAAAGAGAGGGAAGTACAAGGAGGCTGAGCCACTGTGTAAGAGAGCCCTGGAGATCAGAGAGAAG GTGTTAGGCACGGACCACCCTGACGTGGCAAAGCAGCTGAACAACCTGGCGCTGCTGTGTCAGAACCAGGGCAAGTACCAGGAAGTGGAGCAGTACTACGAGCGTGCCCTGCACATCTACCAGAGCAGGCTGGGCCCCGACGACACCAACGTAGCCAAGACCAAGAATAACCtg GCTTCATGTTACCTGAAACAAGGGAAGTACAGACAAGCTGAGGCTCTGTATAAAGAGATCCTGACCCTGGCCCATGAAAAAGAGTTTGGATCTGTGGATG GTGAGGTGCGGGATATCTGTACCCACACGGGAGAGGAGGGCTCCATGCAGGATGGGCTGGGCAGTCTGAAGCGCAGCGGCTCGTTCACCAAACTCCGCGAGTCGATACGCAGGAGCAGCGAGAAGCTGGTCAGGAAGCTGAAAGGAGTCGGAACTCAGGATACCACCCCTCCGACTCCTGG gATGAAAAGGGCTAATTCTCTGAATGTGCTGAACGTGGGTGCGAGGGAGCGGCAAGAAGCGGCAAGG GGCACCAGCGACCTAACAGAGAACCGAACCCTGAGCTCCAGCACCCAGAGCCTAGCACGGCGAGGGTCCCTCAGCTACACGTCTGAACACTAG